The following are encoded together in the Arcticibacterium luteifluviistationis genome:
- a CDS encoding GlcG/HbpS family heme-binding protein: protein MKNKATRFRSISYLLILILLNTSAVLAQATTDISHENALKALLAAKEKAEQSDVLVNIAVVDAGANLKAFIRMDDSYLGSIDIAIKKAKTSRYFDINTGDLGKLSQPGGIIYNIELSNDGLITFPGGVPIKNENGKIIGAIGVSGGTIEQDHEIAIAGANSINK, encoded by the coding sequence ATGAAAAATAAAGCAACAAGATTTAGGAGTATAAGCTACTTACTTATACTAATCCTTTTAAATACCAGTGCCGTTTTAGCACAAGCGACAACAGACATTTCACACGAGAATGCTTTAAAAGCATTACTAGCAGCAAAAGAGAAAGCTGAACAGTCAGATGTATTAGTTAATATCGCTGTGGTGGATGCGGGGGCAAATCTAAAGGCCTTTATAAGAATGGATGATTCCTATTTAGGGAGTATAGACATAGCGATAAAAAAGGCAAAAACATCACGTTACTTTGACATTAATACAGGTGATTTAGGAAAACTATCTCAACCAGGGGGTATTATTTATAACATTGAATTATCCAATGATGGACTCATAACATTTCCAGGAGGTGTTCCAATAAAAAATGAAAACGGAAAAATTATTGGGGCTATTGGCGTAAGCGGCGGTACTATTGAGCAAGACCATGAAATTGCTATTGCAGGGGCAAATTCAATTAATAAATAA
- a CDS encoding helix-turn-helix domain-containing protein: MKQFNFNIENPSTFWENILEYHDVSSPVNQFDLNKKKGSGSYSFKIIDANIQYLQFDIKLNETIKFNFYQTECAKRYKLLLFQKGSSNSVRFLNPKEQENSTDQSILDTSVDKDNSIISCHLLTQFSDIPNFIIKKDEPCTFHLLFLNQDALDEMLPDNTTLNFQYPSYTISKSSEIIGFNKVVCLDKMFTTLNNFHDLCHGNKFYKLGDFLKMLGDYFFVLRALKNSCLQAKSKLHDKDFDKLILIERKLNEAINSSPPSLKDLSEEFGICKTKMCVDFKAFYGKGIHSYYNDLKVNLVKELLMSTSQNMKEISNQLSFSNQSNCNKWFKKNAGTTPKLYRKSRESV, encoded by the coding sequence ATGAAACAGTTCAATTTCAATATAGAAAACCCTTCTACATTCTGGGAAAATATTCTAGAGTATCATGATGTCTCCTCACCTGTAAATCAATTTGACTTAAACAAAAAAAAAGGATCAGGCAGTTACTCTTTTAAAATAATAGACGCGAACATTCAATATTTACAATTTGACATTAAGCTAAATGAAACTATAAAGTTCAACTTCTATCAAACAGAATGTGCCAAACGTTATAAATTATTATTATTCCAAAAAGGTTCTTCCAATTCTGTTAGATTTCTAAATCCTAAAGAGCAAGAGAATTCCACAGACCAATCCATTCTAGATACCAGTGTTGATAAAGATAATAGCATTATTTCCTGTCACTTACTCACACAGTTTAGTGACATCCCTAACTTTATTATCAAAAAAGACGAACCCTGCACATTTCATTTATTGTTTTTAAACCAAGATGCACTAGACGAAATGCTTCCTGACAATACCACTCTTAATTTTCAGTATCCTTCATATACTATATCTAAATCATCTGAAATAATTGGTTTTAATAAAGTGGTTTGTCTTGACAAAATGTTTACCACCCTCAACAACTTTCATGACCTATGCCATGGCAATAAGTTTTATAAACTCGGTGACTTTCTTAAAATGCTTGGCGATTATTTCTTTGTCCTTAGAGCTCTTAAAAACTCTTGTCTTCAAGCCAAATCAAAACTTCACGACAAAGATTTCGATAAATTAATACTTATAGAACGAAAGCTTAATGAAGCTATAAATTCAAGCCCACCATCTTTAAAAGACTTATCAGAAGAGTTTGGAATATGTAAAACGAAAATGTGCGTAGATTTTAAGGCCTTTTATGGCAAGGGGATACACTCTTATTACAATGATTTAAAGGTAAATTTAGTCAAAGAGCTACTTATGTCTACCAGCCAGAATATGAAAGAAATATCCAATCAGCTTTCTTTTTCGAATCAAAGTAATTGTAATAAATGGTTTAAAAAGAATGCGGGGACTACCCCAAAGCTTTATAGAAAGAGTCGTGAGAGCGTTTAA
- a CDS encoding 3-ketoacyl-ACP reductase: MESIKNKKAIITGGGRGLGKATAIALAKEGIDIAITGRNETVLKKTVAELETYGVKAIYSVFDVGNYEEVKSSIKDIIDRLGTVDILVNNAGIAAIGSFNEMKVSEWSQIIQTNVMGMYYVTKEVLPHLLAKNEGDIINVSSTAGLTGNPNVSAYSASKFAVIGMSESLMKEVRKNNIRVITLTPSTIESEMTVELGFAKEGSEDSVLQPEDFAELIIAGLKLPRRAMLKSAALWSTNP, translated from the coding sequence ATGGAAAGTATAAAAAACAAAAAAGCAATTATAACAGGTGGTGGCAGAGGACTAGGAAAAGCAACTGCAATTGCATTAGCCAAAGAAGGAATTGATATAGCCATAACAGGTAGAAATGAGACCGTTTTAAAAAAAACGGTTGCTGAATTGGAGACCTATGGCGTAAAGGCCATTTATTCGGTATTCGATGTGGGTAATTATGAAGAAGTAAAAAGCAGCATTAAAGATATCATAGATAGATTAGGCACGGTCGATATTTTGGTGAATAACGCTGGTATTGCCGCCATTGGCTCATTTAATGAAATGAAAGTGAGCGAATGGAGTCAAATCATTCAAACCAATGTAATGGGGATGTATTATGTAACTAAAGAAGTATTACCACACCTTCTTGCCAAGAATGAGGGAGATATCATTAATGTTTCTTCTACGGCTGGTTTAACTGGTAACCCAAACGTATCTGCCTATTCGGCATCAAAATTCGCAGTGATTGGCATGTCAGAATCACTGATGAAGGAAGTTCGTAAAAACAATATTAGGGTTATTACATTAACACCAAGCACCATAGAGTCAGAAATGACCGTTGAACTGGGCTTTGCAAAAGAAGGTTCAGAAGACAGTGTGCTTCAACCAGAAGATTTTGCAGAATTAATTATAGCCGGTCTAAAACTTCCAAGAAGAGCCATGCTGAAAAGTGCTGCCTTGTGGTCTACAAACCCATGA
- a CDS encoding Crp/Fnr family transcriptional regulator, with protein MSYNLLKQNINNLVEMSEEDMDVFTSYFKPRILQKKDFLLRQGNVAKFEGFVVEGCFRVFTIDEKGNENTLYFAASDWWLMDIDSFMNQTPSNLNIQALEDSKILIINRTDKLSLYETIPSVEKLFRVMFQKALVVWQRRLVSNHCQTAKERYHIFIESYPHIASKLTDKQIASYLGITHEFLSKIKKALN; from the coding sequence ATGTCCTACAATTTACTAAAGCAAAACATCAACAATCTTGTGGAGATGTCAGAAGAAGACATGGACGTTTTTACCAGCTATTTTAAGCCTCGTATACTTCAGAAAAAAGACTTTTTATTGAGACAAGGCAATGTAGCCAAATTTGAAGGCTTTGTTGTTGAAGGTTGTTTTAGAGTGTTCACTATCGACGAAAAAGGAAATGAAAACACATTATACTTTGCAGCAAGTGATTGGTGGTTAATGGATATTGATAGTTTTATGAATCAAACTCCTTCCAACCTTAATATTCAAGCTTTGGAAGATAGTAAGATACTTATAATCAACAGAACGGATAAACTTTCACTTTACGAAACCATCCCCTCTGTAGAAAAACTATTTAGGGTGATGTTTCAAAAAGCATTAGTTGTATGGCAACGCCGCCTAGTAAGTAACCATTGCCAAACAGCCAAAGAACGATACCATATTTTCATAGAAAGCTATCCGCACATCGCCTCAAAATTGACAGACAAACAGATAGCTAGCTACTTAGGTATTACCCACGAATTCTTAAGCAAGATTAAGAAAGCTTTGAATTAA
- a CDS encoding DUF11 domain-containing protein, whose protein sequence is MMPNVKFIYLFLIFLSASAYGQISESNGICTDPIVGAGVFINQARTAGINLLGGVSSANNSVDGNLSNYTEMQTGVALLGGGTALSIKDSVYLYPSGNKAGFVIQTTGGILSADVLSALSIKLYKNNVLVQTGTTGSGLVSLGLLGGSSGLQKVGITATSDFDEIQITVDGTLSLLTNLRVYYAFEEPTSCPSNCIEAVKVSSGASVVNARTGISGICIGCSVSDRANAVNNDTTLFATISQAVGLFASGSMSVGTGSIKPAGTEAGFAISPSSGILDIGALANITISTYQGGTFKQSFAANNSLVKASVLGNSSIQTLSFKTTQSFDEIRLTVTAALSLLSDVRVYYAFTALDTDGDGVYDCLDKCAGNDLRDNDGDGIPDDCDLDDDNDLISDIDENTTYFTDPFDGDTDDDGLSDYVEIFASAPLSTPTDPLLTDTDGDGIQDGTELGITLPNKYTNVSIFIPDSDPSTTTDPLKADTDNDGYTDGAEDKNFNGEVDASESDPNNPCDPVACNIDLNLMKTVNSSVAAIGDTLVYSLMLVNETPGIAATGVQVLDQLPLETQYVAHAEYAGTTFDPITGIWDIGNVMASIDTVTLSISVKVIGSGVISNTAEVIAADQTDVDSSPANGSLNEDDFGLACSSVPFDICFGDSLTLSVAAGYTSYQWNLNGSPISGETGNTLVVSSQGSYTVDIDNESGCVTGLCCPFIVIGGAATEVTIAGTDSLCTGSSINLAATSSAGIITSYLWTLPNGSLLSTNEVSINSATLLNSGKYILQATFEGGCIAVDTFNVVVNQSLAVPNVVTLCDNNGTEDDGADDVFTFNITPTGALGHTYSISGNGLNLTGLNVGQPSGDTGSFVISDGSFSITLTDEINNCSINVPVTPPYNCSSCKAYLCVPITIVKTK, encoded by the coding sequence ATGATGCCAAACGTCAAATTTATTTACCTTTTTTTAATTTTCCTTTCAGCCTCTGCGTATGGTCAGATATCTGAAAGTAACGGAATATGTACAGATCCAATTGTAGGAGCGGGAGTGTTTATCAATCAAGCGAGAACTGCTGGAATTAATCTCCTAGGTGGGGTGTCATCGGCAAACAATTCTGTGGATGGGAATTTGAGTAATTATACCGAAATGCAAACGGGAGTGGCATTATTAGGTGGTGGAACAGCCTTGTCTATTAAAGACTCCGTTTATCTTTACCCATCAGGGAATAAAGCTGGTTTTGTGATTCAAACCACTGGGGGTATTCTTAGTGCTGATGTTTTGTCTGCACTTAGCATTAAGCTCTATAAAAACAATGTACTGGTTCAAACGGGCACTACAGGTAGTGGATTAGTTTCATTGGGTTTATTAGGAGGTTCGTCAGGACTTCAAAAAGTTGGTATTACAGCCACTTCGGATTTTGACGAAATTCAGATTACAGTAGACGGTACTTTGTCTTTATTAACTAACCTACGAGTGTATTATGCATTTGAGGAACCTACCAGTTGTCCAAGTAACTGTATTGAGGCGGTCAAAGTTTCTTCTGGAGCAAGTGTTGTTAATGCTAGAACAGGAATAAGCGGTATTTGTATAGGATGTTCTGTAAGCGATAGAGCTAACGCAGTAAATAATGATACCACCCTTTTTGCTACCATTAGTCAGGCAGTTGGATTATTCGCTAGTGGCTCTATGTCAGTAGGTACTGGCTCTATCAAGCCAGCAGGAACGGAAGCAGGGTTTGCCATTTCACCTTCTTCAGGAATTTTGGATATAGGTGCTCTTGCCAATATTACAATATCTACCTATCAGGGAGGAACTTTTAAACAATCTTTTGCCGCAAATAACTCTTTGGTAAAGGCAAGTGTTTTGGGTAATTCGTCTATTCAAACTTTATCATTTAAAACAACGCAAAGTTTTGATGAAATTAGGCTTACAGTAACTGCTGCGTTGAGTTTGTTATCCGATGTAAGAGTGTATTATGCCTTCACAGCCCTGGATACTGACGGAGACGGTGTTTATGATTGCCTAGACAAATGTGCAGGAAATGATTTAAGAGATAACGACGGAGATGGAATACCAGACGACTGCGACTTAGATGATGATAATGACTTGATTTCCGACATTGATGAAAATACAACATATTTCACAGATCCTTTTGATGGAGATACGGATGACGATGGTCTTTCTGACTATGTAGAAATTTTTGCAAGTGCTCCTTTGTCTACACCAACGGATCCTTTATTAACAGATACGGATGGTGATGGTATACAAGACGGTACGGAACTTGGAATAACCTTACCAAATAAATATACGAACGTGTCTATTTTTATACCAGACAGCGACCCGAGTACTACAACAGACCCACTGAAAGCAGACACAGATAATGATGGGTATACGGACGGTGCTGAAGATAAAAACTTCAATGGAGAGGTAGACGCATCAGAGAGTGATCCTAACAATCCATGTGACCCTGTAGCCTGTAATATAGATTTGAATCTTATGAAAACGGTAAATAGCTCAGTAGCTGCTATTGGTGATACGCTTGTATATTCATTGATGCTAGTGAACGAAACTCCGGGTATTGCAGCCACGGGAGTTCAGGTATTAGACCAGTTACCTTTAGAAACGCAGTACGTGGCTCATGCTGAATATGCAGGAACTACTTTTGACCCTATAACAGGTATTTGGGATATAGGAAATGTAATGGCATCAATTGATACTGTTACCTTAAGTATTTCGGTAAAAGTTATTGGTTCTGGCGTTATCTCTAATACGGCGGAGGTAATAGCAGCAGACCAAACTGATGTAGATTCTAGCCCAGCTAATGGTAGCCTTAATGAAGACGATTTCGGTTTAGCTTGTTCAAGTGTACCTTTTGATATTTGTTTTGGAGACTCTTTAACTTTAAGTGTGGCGGCTGGATATACTTCTTACCAATGGAATCTGAATGGTTCTCCTATTTCTGGTGAAACAGGTAACACGCTTGTGGTTTCATCTCAAGGTTCTTACACCGTTGATATCGACAATGAGTCTGGCTGTGTTACTGGTTTGTGCTGTCCTTTTATCGTAATAGGAGGAGCGGCTACGGAAGTTACTATTGCGGGAACGGATAGTTTATGCACAGGTAGTTCTATAAACCTAGCTGCTACTTCTAGTGCTGGAATTATCACTAGTTATTTATGGACTTTACCAAATGGTTCTTTGCTTTCCACTAATGAGGTAAGTATAAACTCAGCTACTTTATTAAATAGCGGTAAGTATATATTACAAGCAACTTTCGAAGGTGGCTGTATTGCGGTTGACACTTTCAATGTAGTAGTAAATCAAAGTCTGGCTGTACCTAATGTTGTAACACTTTGTGATAATAATGGAACAGAGGATGATGGAGCGGATGATGTATTTACGTTCAACATTACGCCCACTGGAGCCTTAGGTCATACCTATTCTATCTCAGGAAATGGCTTGAATTTAACTGGACTGAATGTAGGTCAACCTAGTGGTGATACTGGAAGTTTTGTTATTTCCGATGGTTCTTTTAGCATCACTCTTACAGATGAAATTAACAATTGTAGTATAAATGTTCCGGTAACACCTCCTTATAACTGCTCTAGTTGTAAAGCTTATTTATGTGTTCCGATTACTATTGTAAAAACGAAGTAA
- a CDS encoding Dabb family protein: MNNIKISILLSLFLLSQISFSQSTVELMPYMQDFKSISANNTVTVTSYEKGGSHYVYVGGFKGVDVFSMDAEGKLTLVSTQELYKEEGPARGMVADNINGTDFLFVANKHGNAIETFKILDDGSLERVSLTMDTDETHLGIAITLQVVHMEKASYLFIGGLEETPGLSSFKIENDGKLTHVQSMKDDDDIFTDGIIGMFTHKINGKTFLYTGGFQDNGVSSFRVNENGTFNNINNIGDNITDRYLTGAYPVTGVKLGENYYIIVGHRHHKYYEKNGFIKNPNFVYHGDGVSVFKIDKKGSLVPHYVLKDDENTKLQGQTRIEIVSVKDTEAVLAVGTRDDASIQLVKLDVNGILSPINYLETGFSIYYGLRSHKIGDSNFLIAGSNRFDLKKVATYKILPKIDRSNKVLKHIVNLKYKEDATEEQVNEAVQAFLNLKNEIPEIEHIEWGVNDSKEGASKGLTHVFNLTFKDDHGREIYLFHEAHIALVGKIGPIIADVLVMDYWTEAN; encoded by the coding sequence ATGAATAACATAAAGATTTCCATTCTACTTAGTTTATTTCTTCTGTCTCAAATTAGCTTTTCGCAGTCGACAGTCGAGCTAATGCCTTATATGCAAGACTTTAAGAGCATAAGTGCTAATAATACTGTAACTGTAACAAGTTATGAAAAAGGCGGTTCTCATTATGTTTACGTAGGAGGCTTTAAAGGGGTTGACGTTTTCAGTATGGATGCTGAAGGCAAACTAACACTTGTAAGTACCCAGGAGCTTTATAAGGAAGAAGGACCAGCAAGAGGAATGGTTGCAGATAATATCAATGGTACCGACTTTCTATTTGTAGCAAATAAGCACGGCAACGCCATTGAGACTTTTAAGATTTTGGATGATGGTTCCCTTGAACGTGTTTCTTTAACCATGGATACCGATGAAACTCATCTGGGCATTGCCATTACACTACAGGTGGTTCATATGGAGAAGGCATCTTACCTTTTTATTGGTGGTTTGGAAGAAACGCCAGGCTTAAGCAGTTTCAAAATTGAGAACGACGGAAAGCTGACTCATGTGCAGTCGATGAAAGATGACGACGACATCTTTACCGATGGAATCATTGGAATGTTCACCCATAAAATTAATGGAAAGACCTTTTTATACACTGGTGGTTTTCAAGACAATGGAGTAAGTAGTTTTCGAGTCAATGAAAATGGTACTTTTAATAATATCAATAACATTGGCGATAACATTACAGATAGATATTTAACAGGTGCATACCCAGTAACCGGAGTTAAACTAGGAGAGAATTATTATATCATAGTAGGCCACAGACATCATAAATATTATGAGAAAAATGGCTTCATTAAAAATCCAAACTTTGTGTACCATGGTGATGGTGTGAGTGTTTTTAAGATTGACAAGAAAGGATCTCTAGTACCACACTACGTTTTAAAAGATGATGAAAACACGAAACTTCAAGGGCAAACAAGAATTGAAATTGTATCTGTAAAAGATACCGAAGCGGTTTTAGCAGTAGGCACTAGAGACGACGCCAGTATCCAGCTTGTTAAATTAGACGTAAATGGTATTCTGAGCCCTATCAATTATTTAGAAACAGGATTTTCTATTTATTATGGTTTAAGGTCACATAAAATTGGCGATAGCAATTTTCTCATCGCAGGCTCAAATAGGTTCGATCTAAAGAAAGTCGCGACCTATAAGATTTTACCCAAAATAGATAGAAGCAACAAAGTCCTAAAGCATATTGTCAACCTTAAATACAAGGAAGACGCTACTGAAGAACAAGTTAACGAGGCTGTTCAAGCTTTCTTAAATCTTAAAAACGAAATCCCAGAAATAGAGCATATAGAATGGGGTGTAAACGACAGTAAAGAAGGAGCCAGCAAAGGTTTGACACACGTTTTTAACCTTACATTTAAAGACGATCACGGCAGAGAAATTTACTTATTTCATGAGGCTCATATAGCCTTAGTCGGTAAAATAGGACCAATTATAGCGGATGTTTTGGTGATGGATTATTGGACTGAAGCTAATTAA
- a CDS encoding FAD-dependent oxidoreductase, with translation MKKILFLLLFCQVFANAQKHTTLFIETESFENKGGWVIDQQFMDVMGSSFLMAHGMGIPVADASTKISFPKTGKYHMYVRTRNWSSQWSQAEAAGQFQLAIDGKLLPKIYGNEHAEWAWTDGGEIAISSKDITLSLKDLTGFNGRCDAIIFTNDPDFKPIEDVKKLSEFRNNYFGFDNNPRDAGEFDFVIVGGGMAGTCAAISAARNGVKVALIQNRPLLGGNNSSEVRVHLGGRINLEPYPALGNLVNEIGPDEGGNAQPKNYYEDDKKLSAVLNEPNISLFLNHHANKVETENGIIKSVYATNIETGEKVIFKAPLFADCTGDGTIGILAGAEYMTGRESKAVYNEPTAPEVGDNLTMGASVQWFSEKKEHAVTFPEIKWGMEWDEAKSEEITKGDWEWETGMGLDMTLDFEQIRDYGMLAVYSNWSYLKNKSVNKDKFKNESIRWVAYIAGKRESARLKGDYVLIEQDLTERRVYPDGTAPTSWTIDLHYPDPENSKLFPGAAFKSIAKHIKIYPYPIPFRCLYSTNVNNLMMAGRDISVSHVALGTVRLMRTGGMMGEVLGMAAAVCKKENTNPRGLYQKHFDQLEALMIKGVGNSNIPNTQDYNKGGTLMETENK, from the coding sequence ATGAAAAAAATACTATTCCTTCTACTCTTCTGCCAAGTTTTTGCGAATGCACAAAAACATACCACGCTATTTATCGAAACGGAAAGTTTTGAAAACAAAGGAGGTTGGGTTATTGACCAGCAATTTATGGATGTTATGGGGTCTTCCTTTCTTATGGCACATGGCATGGGAATACCCGTAGCCGATGCATCTACCAAAATTTCTTTTCCAAAGACAGGCAAATACCATATGTATGTACGCACCCGAAACTGGTCTTCTCAGTGGTCACAGGCCGAAGCGGCAGGACAGTTCCAATTAGCCATTGACGGCAAATTATTACCAAAAATTTACGGTAATGAACATGCCGAGTGGGCTTGGACAGATGGAGGCGAAATAGCTATTTCGAGCAAAGACATCACTCTTTCTCTTAAAGACTTAACTGGCTTTAATGGCAGATGTGATGCTATTATTTTTACCAACGACCCTGACTTCAAACCTATTGAAGATGTAAAAAAACTGAGCGAATTCAGAAATAACTACTTCGGTTTTGATAACAACCCACGTGATGCTGGCGAGTTTGACTTTGTAATAGTTGGTGGAGGAATGGCTGGTACTTGTGCTGCTATATCTGCTGCCAGAAATGGAGTTAAAGTTGCTTTAATTCAAAACAGACCTTTACTCGGAGGCAATAATAGCTCAGAAGTTCGTGTGCATTTAGGTGGAAGAATAAACCTAGAACCTTATCCAGCTTTAGGTAATTTGGTGAACGAGATTGGTCCAGATGAAGGTGGAAACGCTCAACCAAAGAATTACTATGAAGATGATAAGAAACTTAGTGCTGTTCTAAACGAACCAAATATTTCACTTTTCTTAAACCATCATGCTAATAAAGTAGAAACCGAAAATGGTATTATCAAAAGTGTATATGCAACAAATATTGAAACCGGTGAAAAAGTAATTTTCAAAGCTCCACTTTTTGCAGATTGTACTGGAGATGGCACCATAGGAATTTTAGCTGGAGCAGAATATATGACCGGAAGAGAGAGCAAAGCTGTCTATAATGAACCTACCGCACCAGAAGTAGGCGACAACCTAACCATGGGAGCATCTGTGCAGTGGTTTTCAGAAAAGAAAGAGCATGCAGTGACATTCCCTGAAATTAAATGGGGAATGGAATGGGACGAAGCAAAATCTGAAGAAATCACAAAAGGTGATTGGGAATGGGAAACAGGAATGGGGCTCGACATGACCCTTGATTTTGAACAAATTAGAGATTACGGCATGCTAGCGGTCTATTCTAACTGGTCTTACCTTAAAAATAAATCTGTCAACAAAGACAAATTCAAGAACGAAAGCATTCGCTGGGTAGCCTATATAGCAGGTAAGCGAGAATCTGCCAGACTAAAGGGTGATTATGTGCTGATAGAGCAAGATTTGACAGAACGCAGAGTTTATCCAGACGGTACTGCTCCTACTTCATGGACCATAGATTTACATTATCCAGACCCTGAAAACTCAAAACTATTTCCTGGAGCAGCTTTTAAATCTATTGCGAAGCATATTAAAATTTATCCCTACCCTATTCCTTTCCGATGTTTATATTCAACAAATGTCAATAATCTAATGATGGCAGGAAGAGACATTAGTGTATCTCATGTGGCTTTAGGAACGGTTCGTTTAATGAGAACAGGCGGAATGATGGGTGAGGTACTTGGCATGGCAGCCGCAGTTTGTAAAAAGGAAAACACCAACCCAAGAGGCTTATATCAAAAACACTTTGACCAATTAGAAGCCTTAATGATAAAAGGCGTAGGAAACTCTAATATTCCAAACACCCAAGATTACAATAAAGGTGGCACGCTGATGGAAACCGAAAACAAATGA